AACCGGTCGGGCCGCCGCCGACCACGATCACGTCCATCATCACAACGCCCATTTCTGCAGGTCCTGGCCTTAGGTCGGCCATTTTGCGGCACGGCGGGGGCCTTGCCGCAAGCCCCCCGGTGCGCTATATCTTGGAAAGGGCAGGGAGTGGTTGATCTCCTTGCCCTTCGTCATTCCCCGACCGGAAAACCGGTTGCCCGCCGACGGTGGTGGATACAGGATCCGGCATGATCACCAGGCACCGGCCACGGCCGGTACGCCGCAGCCGCATCGTCACGGGGGACGCCAGCACATGAACACGCCGCCATCGTCATCGGCATCGCCATCTTCATCGGGAGCGGGGCAGGCTGACGGGGCGTCCGTCCGGATCGGCGCCCTCGTTCCGCTGACCCGGCCCGGCTGGACCGGGGCGGGCCGGCACCTGCTCGCCGGACTCGAACTGGGCGTCCGCGAGGTCAACGGTGCGGGCGGGATCGCCGGAAGGCCGCTGGAGCTGGTGGTCCGCGACACCGCGGCCGATCCGCTGAAGGCCGCCGCGGCCGTGGACGAGCTGGACGGCATGGGCGTGGCCGCTCTGGCGGGGGAGTACCACAGCGTCGTCGCCCGCGCGGCGGCCGCCAGGGCCGACGCCCTCGGTCTGCCGTTCCTGTGCTCGTCGGCGGTCCTCGACGCGCTCACCGACGAGCCGACGCCATGGGTCGCGCGCCTCGCCCCGCCGCAGTCCCGCGGCTGGCGGACGTACGCGGACTTCCTCCTCGCGGCGGGCCACCGCCGCATCGCCGTGGCGACCCAGCCGAGTGTCTACTGGGCGTCCGGGACCCGCGTCCTGCGGGATCACCTCGCCGCACACGGTGGCACCGTCACGGCGCTCGACATGAGCGC
This is a stretch of genomic DNA from Streptomyces sp. NBC_00536. It encodes these proteins:
- a CDS encoding ABC transporter substrate-binding protein produces the protein MNTPPSSSASPSSSGAGQADGASVRIGALVPLTRPGWTGAGRHLLAGLELGVREVNGAGGIAGRPLELVVRDTAADPLKAAAAVDELDGMGVAALAGEYHSVVARAAAARADALGLPFLCSSAVLDALTDEPTPWVARLAPPQSRGWRTYADFLLAAGHRRIAVATQPSVYWASGTRVLRDHLAAHGGTVTALDMSALTPAALCDELVGQGATALLLLVGHPEPAVPIVRAVRSDERLAGMLMGAPAGQPEFAEWAELLGGDGATIPFLRYLPERLGPHGARVGAALREGLGEAPSFVAFEGYDTVAVLADLLRAHGTDRADRARTAAAWPQVSVDGTRGRIGFSRLPGISVWQWAGAPLQVADRDPADPCRFRVLHTGREA